The genomic segment GCGATAACTGCGGAGTAGGCTTCGTCGCTTCTTATAAGGGCGAGTCCAATCACCGAGTTGTATCAATGGGTTTGAAGGCGGTCGCATGCCTTACCCACCGCGGAGCCGTAGATGCAGATATGCAAACCGGAGACGGCGCCGGGATCATGATCCGTATTCCTAAAAAACTGTTTGCGAAGTACATCGAAGAGATGGGCCATAGACGCCCTGACGAAGATTCTATCGGTGTGGGGATGGTGTTCCTACCACGCGAGGACATAGACAAACAAGATGTTTGCCGAAGCCTCATTGAATCAGCACTTATGCAATTTAACTTCAAGCTGTATGCTTGGAGATATGTTCCTGTAAATCCTGAGGTTTTAGGACCTAAGGCAAATGCTTCTCGTCCTCAGATCGAACAAGTATTGATCGGAAAACCGGATGGGATGTCCAACGAGGATTTCGAGACTAAATTATTCCTGATCCAGAAGAAAGTGATGAGAGATGCGCTCAAACTATCCATGAGCGAGGACTTCTATATTTGTTCCTTCTCTTCCGAAAGAATCACATTCAAAGGATTATTTAATGGAAACCAGGTCTCTCAATTTTATGAGGATCTAAAAAGTGAGGAGATGGTTTCTCCTTATTGTATCTTCCACCAAAGATATTCCACCAACACATTCCCAAGTTGGGCATTAGCTCAACCTTTCCGTGTACTTGCGCATAACGGAGAGATCAATACAATCGTTGGAAACAGGATCTGGATGCTCGCAAGGGAAGAAGAACTTACCTGTGAAAAATGGGGAGAATTCCAAAAAGAGATCCATCCGATCATCAGACCTCATTTATCCGACTCTGCAAGTTTAGATAATGCTATGGAAGCGATCGTACGTTCCGGTAAAGACGTACTTCACGCTAAAGCGATGCTTATTCCGAATGCATGGAGTAAGAACGTTCAAATGTCCGAAGGACTGAAATCGTTCTACGAGTATAATAACACTTTGACCGAACCGTGGGACGGACCTGCTGCGCTTGCTTTTGCAGAAGGAGACTGGGTCGGTGGAAGTTTAGATAGAAACGGACTTCGCCCTGCGAGATATGTGATCACTGAAGACGGACTCGTGGTAATGGGTTCCGAAACCGGTTTAGTTCATATCGATGAAGAGATCATTACCAAAAAGGGAAGATTAGGACCGGGCGATATGCTCGCTATCAACCTGAAAGAAGGAAAGGTCTATTTTAACGAAGATGTAAACGCGTTATTCGAGAAAAAATACGATTATAGAGAATGGTCCAAAGAGAATGTAGAATATCTGGACCAAACTATCGACGAATCCATCGCTAAAACTATAACTTATAGTGGGGACGAGTTAAGAAGAAGACAGATCTTATTCGCCTATTCTCCATACAAACAAAAAGCGGTAATCAAACCTCAGGCGATCGCTGGTAAAGAAGCAATCGGTTCCATGGGAGATGATACTCCTTTGTCTATCTTGATGCTTTCTCGTATCGGATTGTATACATACTTCCGCCAGAGATTTGCGCAAGTTACAAATCCACCGATCGACTATCTAAGAGAGAAGGGAGTGACTTCTCTTTACACTCGTCTTGTTAAAAAGACAAATCTTTTCGCGGACGAAAAACCTCAGAACTGTCTAGTACTTTCTCATCCTTACCTGACTAATCTTGGATTACAAAGGATCAGGGATAAGGACGGAAAACAATATAAAGTCGTTACCTTGGATGCTACTTTTGAAGCTCATCATGAGGAAGGCGCTGCCAGAAATTATCTAGAACTTGCATTGGATCAGTTACTTGCCGATGCGGTAAAAGCTGCGGAATCAGGAGTTAATATCCTAATTCTTTCTGATAAAAAACTGAATAAAGATCGCGCACCTATTCCAATGGAACTCGCGGTGGCAGCAGTTCATAACCACTTGATCCGTAACAAAAAACGCGCGGCTACAAGCATTCTTGTGGAAACAGGATCTGCATTCGAAATCCATAATGTGGCTGTTCTACTTGGATACGGAGCTTCCGGAGTGAACAGTTATCTGATCTGGGACACTCTTCATGACTTATGGTCCAAAGGTGACTTTGATGCAGAAGACGGAACTCGTCCTTCTTTTGCTTCTCTTTGCACAAACTACCGTGCGGGGGTGGACGACGGACTTCTGAAAATCATGTCCAAGATGGGAATTTCCATCATGTCCTCTTATGTGGGTGGACAGGTATTCGAAGCGATCGGACTTTCTCGAACTCTGATCTCTAAATACTTCCCAGGTACTTATTCCAGAATTTCCGGGATCGGTATCGGTGGTATAGAGCAGAATATTCTTCGTAACCACGACTCTGCATTTAATAAAGAGATCAACCCGGAAGACTTTGTCTCCGAGAAGGACGACCAACCTCATAGATGGTCCCCTAAAGTAGTAAAATTCATCCGTAAGGCTGCGGTTGATAATGACTACGAAGCATTCTTAGAAGCTTCTAAATTAATGGAAGAAAGTGATCCGATCAATATCCGAGATCTATTCGATTTCGTAGATCGTGCACCTGTTCCTATTGAAGAAGTGGAAACTGTTTCTGAGATCCAAAAACGTTTCTTAACTCCGGGTATGAGCCACGGTGCTCTTTCCATAGAGGCTCACACTGACCTTGCCGTAGCAATGAACCGTTTGGGAGCAAAGTCTTCCTCCGGAGAAGGTGGAGAAAGTCCATCTCGTTACGTTGTAGATGAGAAGGGAGACCTCGCGAACTCTTCTATCAAGCAGGTAGCTTCCGGAAGATTCGGGGTAACTTCAGAATATCTGAACTCTGCAAAAGAGTTGGAGATCAAGATCGCTCAAGGAGCAAAACCTGGAGAAGGTGGACAACTTCCAGGTAAGAAGAACAATGAGGAGATCGCGACGAACCGTCACACTCCTCAGGGAATCGATCTGATCTCTCCTCCACCTCACCACGATATTTATTCTATCGAGGACTTGTCTCAGTTGATCTACGACTTGAAACAAGCTAACCATACTGCTCAAGTATCAGTTAAACTGGTATCGGAAGCTGGAGTGGGAACGATTGCTGCGGGTGTTGCAAAAGCAAACGCAGATGTGATCTTGATCTCAGGACATGTGGGAGGAACCGGAGCGGCTTCCCTTACTTCTATCAAACATGCCGGATCTCCTTGGGAATTAGGTCTTTCTGAAACACATCAAGTTTTAGTAATGAATGGATTGAGAGATAGAGTTGTTCTTCGTACTGACGGTGGTATTGTTTCCGGAAGGGACGTGATCATCGCTGCATGTTTAGGTGCAGAAGAGTATGGAATTGGAACGGCTTCTCTCGTAGCATTAGGTTGTATCATGGCAAGAAAATGTCATTTGAATAACTGTCCTACAGGAATTGCTACCCAAGATCCTAAGTTCAGAGCAAAATATAAAGGATCTCCCGATCAAGTTGCTACTCTGATGACACTTCTTGCAATGGAAGTTCGTGAGTAT from the Leptospira andrefontaineae genome contains:
- the gltB gene encoding glutamate synthase large subunit, translated to MLNLDEQLRIQKYLEENGLYDKSFERDNCGVGFVASYKGESNHRVVSMGLKAVACLTHRGAVDADMQTGDGAGIMIRIPKKLFAKYIEEMGHRRPDEDSIGVGMVFLPREDIDKQDVCRSLIESALMQFNFKLYAWRYVPVNPEVLGPKANASRPQIEQVLIGKPDGMSNEDFETKLFLIQKKVMRDALKLSMSEDFYICSFSSERITFKGLFNGNQVSQFYEDLKSEEMVSPYCIFHQRYSTNTFPSWALAQPFRVLAHNGEINTIVGNRIWMLAREEELTCEKWGEFQKEIHPIIRPHLSDSASLDNAMEAIVRSGKDVLHAKAMLIPNAWSKNVQMSEGLKSFYEYNNTLTEPWDGPAALAFAEGDWVGGSLDRNGLRPARYVITEDGLVVMGSETGLVHIDEEIITKKGRLGPGDMLAINLKEGKVYFNEDVNALFEKKYDYREWSKENVEYLDQTIDESIAKTITYSGDELRRRQILFAYSPYKQKAVIKPQAIAGKEAIGSMGDDTPLSILMLSRIGLYTYFRQRFAQVTNPPIDYLREKGVTSLYTRLVKKTNLFADEKPQNCLVLSHPYLTNLGLQRIRDKDGKQYKVVTLDATFEAHHEEGAARNYLELALDQLLADAVKAAESGVNILILSDKKLNKDRAPIPMELAVAAVHNHLIRNKKRAATSILVETGSAFEIHNVAVLLGYGASGVNSYLIWDTLHDLWSKGDFDAEDGTRPSFASLCTNYRAGVDDGLLKIMSKMGISIMSSYVGGQVFEAIGLSRTLISKYFPGTYSRISGIGIGGIEQNILRNHDSAFNKEINPEDFVSEKDDQPHRWSPKVVKFIRKAAVDNDYEAFLEASKLMEESDPINIRDLFDFVDRAPVPIEEVETVSEIQKRFLTPGMSHGALSIEAHTDLAVAMNRLGAKSSSGEGGESPSRYVVDEKGDLANSSIKQVASGRFGVTSEYLNSAKELEIKIAQGAKPGEGGQLPGKKNNEEIATNRHTPQGIDLISPPPHHDIYSIEDLSQLIYDLKQANHTAQVSVKLVSEAGVGTIAAGVAKANADVILISGHVGGTGAASLTSIKHAGSPWELGLSETHQVLVMNGLRDRVVLRTDGGIVSGRDVIIAACLGAEEYGIGTASLVALGCIMARKCHLNNCPTGIATQDPKFRAKYKGSPDQVATLMTLLAMEVREYLAKLGFRSMDEIVGRTDLLKQITRYEQDRLDSLDLNPILVRLPLLYDPKKKKDRFVRRESVGEVLDDRILKDAEPALEGKTSMSLSYSVKNTNRTVGAKVSGIIARKYGSKGLPGKLEIILEGTAGQSLGAWLVKGVQITLHGDANDYVGKGLCGGTIVIRKHRRSKLKAYENVIIGNTCLYGATSGKLFSSGRAGERFGVRNSGADAVVGGAGDHFLEYMTSGTIVCLGTVGKNMGAGMTGGSAYFFQKDWELEPLINKEYVKIVDLENEDYDIIKSLITEHTKLTGSELSEEILKTWDASKKYFVKVTPK